The following are from one region of the Halictus rubicundus isolate RS-2024b chromosome 15, iyHalRubi1_principal, whole genome shotgun sequence genome:
- the LOC143361710 gene encoding uncharacterized protein LOC143361710, producing the protein MALRVKPKNKRIQARVIDRKLVIVNKPKCFLECPVLLKSGTSYNYKRDVADIPECREKSSLDDEYRDFPEEKIWTPNEEVNKWVSFYVFMARAVLTYVQESQGIPHGEALENSCTGDAEQYITDVLHDSNYLPDVALKTLLTQKLPQKLISRWTDPDVVSDTITSDTTIIYKSSDATMKTAL; encoded by the exons ATGGCTCTTAGAGTCAAACCTAAGAACAAG AGAATTCAGGCACGTGTCATAGACAGGAAGCTGGTTATTGTGAACAAGCCGAAGTGTTTTCTAGAGTGTCCTGTTTTATTAAAGAGCGGAACCAGTTAT AATTACAAAAGAGATGTCGCGGATATTCCCGAGTGTCGAGAGAAGAGCAGCTTGGACGACGAGTACCGTGATTTCCCGGAGGAGAAAATTTGGACCCCGAATGAAGAGGTGAACAAGTGGGTTTCGTTCTACGTGTTTATGGCTCGTGCTGTTTTGACGTATGTGCAAGAGAGCCAAGGAATTCCCCACGGAGAAGCGTTGGAGAACTCTTGCACTGGTGACGCCGAACAATACATCACCGACGTCCTCCACGACTCGAACTATTTGCCGGATGTAGCGCTGAAGACGCTGCTAACGCAGAAGCTGCCGCAGAAGTTGATATCGAGGTGGACGGATCCTGATGTCGTAAGTGATACCATTACAAGCGATACGACAATCATTTACAAAAGCA GCGACGCGACTATGAAAACAGCTCTCTAG
- the Nab2 gene encoding nuclear polyadenosine RNA-binding 2, translated as MDIRGIEVTNQLRSAIRAKLLELGVRYDEELPDYILVMVVNKKSRQQMHDDLYLFLENCTTPFVDWLHDQVLKKLQKVTVAKRKSLREFVPTVVVKQEEERKKKKTSTSTTSFLEDQGINQTLEKSSNKSTKDDKSLHKQSAKPSVSSQKLDTIQAKSTEKSVKSTNHDIKSDVGLEHNDSHETVLKKVQLNDSQTGNASKEPVVTETSSSRLGETRIEAKADASSSRILKRPLDTTNNHRDNVEKKQNEAKRSKIEDDEESITEDNARKLKSCINKPKVTSVVSVKNRLGIVSPRKKFEVHRDKADNEGRYRQNEKRLEKHRFDGIRSNNTFQRGRNFEADDRAKRNREAESKHNDSDKISSDIKTRLGNSKVDKIPKNIELRDKVNSTVKSKPIGKPAGTIKDRLGIARIDRSQKQLGIKDPVEFKSKPLEQDRDTLSNNKNIKTRLGPLRSNFRPMGVKGGFNSTNRRSQSSEDDDYLNLGAEEELDDDDQSTGNSGPIKSHIIAVNKLIPTKTERKRLKPSEKTSKESSDADDIEDTKIPSKVIVTPRPLKPLQPTQKRATQSLLLRAVAEANQSVVTQKNPEPSLMDKKQTLKRLKAAAVRDVGQNLSVHLNSNKRLVMEKIQVELNTDVSETTLKPYVQQSVTEEHMGVVMSLFQRSDDNQKFLVTLNGYNNNLIKEKAASDDDERLEMEVNEDDELVLLTTQNDVYTQNESETSVFQVTEVDGEVDANGKERAEENNENCNTENVDKTEEVPRKRRKLSPIVYNRSHSPSPADIKTSTLLTNPILAKHLEKKPSTESAVTVIDKSKEKCRYWPNCTLGSKCAYLHPIVMCSVFPACKFGDKCAYRHPKCKFGLACTKLGCVFSHPAQQCKYHPFCTKPSCPYSHTTPVVVEASTQRAKFTWRRRD; from the exons ATGGACATACGAGGTATAGAAGTTACGAATCAATTGCGA agTGCCATTCGTGCGAAATTATTAGAATTAGGAGTTAGATACGATGAAGAATTACCAGATTATATTTTAGTAATGGTTGTAAATAAAAAGTCTCGCCAACAAATGCACGATGATCTATACCTGTTTCTAGAGAATTGTACAACTCCATTTGTGGATTGGCTTCACGACCAAGTATTAAAGAAATTACAGAAGGTCACGGTAGCCAAAAGAAAATCGTTAAGGGAATTTGTGCCTACAGTTGTGGTTaaacaagaagaagaaagaaaaaagaaaaagacatCAACGTCGACGACTTCATTTTTGGAAGACCAGGGTATTAACCAAACTCTGGAGAAGTCATCCAATAAGAGTACAAAGGATGACAAATCACTTCATAAACAAAGTGCAAAACCATCTGTCTCTAGTCAAAAATTGGATACAATTCAAGCTAAAAGTACAGAGAAGTCTGTAAAGAGTACGAATCATGATATTAAATCAGACGTTGGATTGGAACATAATGATTCTCATGAGACTGTATTAAAGAAAGTACAGTTGAACGATAGTCAAACAGGAAATGCAAGTAAAGAACCAGTCGTCACTGAGACTTCCAGTAGTAGGTTGGGGGAGACTCGGATTGAAGCGAAAGCGGATGCTTCATCGTCCAGGATACTGAAAAGACCTTTGGATACGACAAACAATCATCGCGATAATGTGGAGAAGAAACAGAACGAAgcgaaacgatcgaaaatcgaAGATGACGAGGAAAGTATAACGGAAGACAATGCAAGGAAATTGAAATCCTGTATCAATAAACCAAAAGTTACATCGGTTGTATCTGTAAAAAATCGTCTTGGTATAGTATCTCCTAGAAAGAAATTTGAAGTTCATAGAGATAAGGCAGATAACGAAGGTCGATATCGACAGAATGAAAAGCGCTTGGAAAAGCATAGGTTCGATGGCATTCGGAGTAACAATACTTTTCAACGAGGAAGAAATTTCGAGGCAGACGACCGTGCAAAGAGGAATCGTGAAGCCGAATCGAAACATAATGATTCTGATAAAATTAGCAGCGACATTAAAACACGATTGGGCAACTCTAAAGTTGACAAAATCCCTAAAAATATAGAGTTAAGAGATAAGGTGAATTCCACTGTAAAATCGAAACCAATTGGGAAACCAGCGGGTACGATTAAAGATCGTTTAGGGATCGCGCGTATCGATAGGTCGCAGAAACAGTTAGGAATCAAAGACCCTGTAGAATTCAAAAGTAAACCTTTGGAGCAGGATAGAGACACACTAAGTAACaataaaaacataaaaacaAGGTTGGGACCATTAAGAAGCAATTTTCGACCGATGGGCGTTAAAGGTGGTTTCAATTCAACAAATAGACGTTCTCAGAGTAGCGAAGACGATGATTACCTCAATCTGGGGGCGGAAGAAGAGTTGGACGATGATGATCAATCTACTGGGAATTCTGGTCCCATTAAATCTCATATAATAGCCGTAAATAAACTTATTCCAACAAAGACTGAAAGGAAACGATTAAAGCCGTCGGAGAAAACTAGCAAAGAATCCAGCGATGCGGACGACATCGAAGATACGAAGATACCCAGTAAAGTAATCGTAACTCCAAGGCCATTAAAACCTTTGCAACCAACGCAAAAACGAGCAACACAATCTCTGCTGTTACGAGCTGTTGCAGAAGCCAACCAGTCCGTTGTTACTCAAAAGAATCCAGAACCATCTCTAATG GACAAGAAGCAAACATTAAAACGTCTTAAGGCAGCCGCAGTTCGAGACGTAGGCCAAAATTTATCGGTACATCTTAATTCGAATAAGAGATTGGTCATGGAAAAGATCCAGGTCGAGTTAAACACCGATGTTTCTGAGACGACATTGAAGCCTT ATGTACAACAATCGGTTACTGAGGAGCATATGGGGGTGGTGATGTCATTGTTCCAAAGGAGCGATGACAACCAAAAATTTTTAGTCACTCTAAACGGATACAACAACAATCTTATCAAGGAGAAGGCTGCGTCCGACGACGACGAACGACTAGAAATGGAG GTAAATGAAGACGATGAACTTGTGCTTTTAACAACACAAAATGATGTATATACCCAGAATGAGTCAGAAACATCTGTTTTTCAAGTAACCGAAGTGGATGGTGAGGTGGATGCGAATGGAAAAGAAAGAGCGGAAGAGAATAATGAAAACTGTAACACCGAGAATGTCGACAAGACTGAGGAAGTACCgaggaaaagaagaaaattaaGTCCCATAGTGTATAACAGATCTCATTCGCCCAGTCCTGCAGATATCAAGACCAGCACGTTATTGACGAACCCAATATTAGCCAAAC ATTTAGAGAAAAAACCATCAACAGAAAGCGCGGTAACAGTGATAGACAAGTCGAAAGAGAAATGCAGATATTGGCCAAACTGTACGTTAGGAAGCAAGTGCGCGTACCTTCATCCCATTGTTATGTGCAG TGTGTTCCCTGCTTGTAAATTTGGAGACAAGTGCGCTTACAGACATCCTAAATGCAAATTCGGACTGGCTTGCACAAAACTAGGATGCGTGTTTTCTCATCCGGCACAGCAGTGCAAATACCATCCATTCTGCACGAAACCGTCTTGCCCGTATTCGCACACGACGCCGGTTGTCGTAGAAGCGTCTACTCAAAGAGCGAAGTTTACGTGGCGCAGACGAGACTGA